The genome window TTTGCGTACAGTCATATTAATCAATAAGCTTTTCATCTTTTAATACTGCTTACACGGCATTAGCTTTTAAAAGTTTCTGACACGAATTACACTAATTAGCACGAATTAAGATTGCTATTTAATTACACAAAATATTCGAAACTGTAAAATTTGATTTCAATTTTGATAAGAATTAGTGCTAATTGGTGAAATTCGTGTTTATCTTTTTTAAAATGCGAATGCCATGTACTGCTTACTGCCTTTTTCAAAAATCAAAAAAAAATCACAATATTTGCAGTACAAAATAGACTTCAATCCGTATGCTTCAAAATAATTTCTCTTCTTTTGTTTTCGAAACCGGCACCGATGAAGCGGGACGCGGTTGTCTTGCAGGCCCGGTTACTGCTGCAGCTGTAATTCTGCCATTCGATTTTAAAAATGCCTTTCTAAACGACAGTAAGCAATTAAGCGAAAAAGTAAGAGAGAAACTCAGACCAATTATCGAGCAGGAAGCCATTACCTTTGCAGTAACTCATCTGCATCCAGAGGAAATTGACGAAATAAACATCCTAAACGCCTCGATGAAAGGAATGCAGGAAAGTATATTGAAATTATCCCAAATTCCGGAATTTATAATTGTAGACGGAAACAGAGCATTGAATGCCAAATTGGGACTGAAAAATAAAATTGGAAAACAATTCTCTAACTCGGAAATTGAATTATTGAAATCTATTCCCAACCAAAGTATCATCAAAGGGGATTCTAAATATTTAAGTATTGCAGCAGCTTCTATTTTGGCAAAAACCTACCGCGATGAATATATGGATAAAATTCACGAGGAATTCCCAATGTATAACTGGAAAAAAAA of Flavobacterium marginilacus contains these proteins:
- a CDS encoding ribonuclease HII; this translates as MLQNNFSSFVFETGTDEAGRGCLAGPVTAAAVILPFDFKNAFLNDSKQLSEKVREKLRPIIEQEAITFAVTHLHPEEIDEINILNASMKGMQESILKLSQIPEFIIVDGNRALNAKLGLKNKIGKQFSNSEIELLKSIPNQSIIKGDSKYLSIAAASILAKTYRDEYMDKIHEEFPMYNWKKNKGYPTQEHREAIKKYGPTKYHRMSFRLLPEQLELNLF